One region of Buchnera aphidicola (Eriosoma lanigerum) genomic DNA includes:
- a CDS encoding YhgN family NAAT transporter, whose translation MNEIISTTILLTFIMDPIGNLPIFMSLLKNIEPKRRQLLLLREMIIALLIMLLFLFGGEKILLLLNLRTETVSISGGIILFLIAIKMIFPSEENIRTNKTIINNEPFLVPLAIPLVAGPSSLATLILLSHQHPTQLLYLSSSLFIAWIITVTILLSSSFFLRIFGSKGIDTLERLMGLILIMLSTQMFLEGIRTWFKN comes from the coding sequence ATGAATGAAATAATTTCTACTACTATACTACTGACTTTTATTATGGATCCAATAGGTAATCTTCCTATCTTTATGTCACTTTTAAAAAATATTGAACCTAAAAGAAGACAATTATTATTGTTAAGAGAAATGATTATAGCTTTATTAATTATGTTACTATTTTTATTTGGAGGTGAAAAAATATTATTATTACTTAATTTAAGAACAGAAACTGTATCCATATCTGGAGGAATTATTTTATTTTTAATTGCAATAAAAATGATTTTTCCATCAGAAGAAAATATAAGAACAAATAAAACAATCATTAACAATGAACCATTTTTAGTACCATTGGCTATTCCTTTAGTAGCTGGTCCTTCTTCATTAGCTACATTGATTTTATTATCTCATCAACATCCTACTCAACTACTATATTTATCATCATCTCTTTTTATAGCATGGATTATTACGGTAACAATATTATTGTCATCTAGTTTTTTTTTACGAATATTTGGATCTAAAGGAATCGATACTTTAGAGAGACTTATGGGTTTAATTTTAATTATGTTATCTACACAAATGTTTTTAGAAGGAATTAGAACTTGGTTTAAAAATTAA
- a CDS encoding phosphoglycerate kinase, with product MPITSISELDLYNKTVLIRADLNVPMNNGTITSYTRIIATLPTIKYALQKKAKVIIMSHLGRPKEGVINNKFSLYPIFQYLKKILPNNKIQFSNTYLNNKKIEFDEILVLENVRFNIGEKKDSHTLAKKYASLCDIFVMDAFGSSHRKQASTHNVIKYAKQSCAGLLLINEINNLTKYLTNPIRPMIAIIGGSKVSTKFDILNSLSNLSDTVIVGGGIANTFIAIDHNVGKSLHEPEFITLAKSLRDKKNILIPIDSHVIDYNNNTSSIKKISDIHQNEEIMDIGTESIKNITHVINKAKTILWNGPVGVFEISKFRTGTEKIATTIANSTAFSIAGGGDTLAVIDMFNIKDQISYISTGGGAFLEFIEGKKLPTIAMLETHKN from the coding sequence ATGCCAATTACAAGTATATCTGAACTCGATCTTTATAATAAAACAGTATTAATAAGAGCCGATTTAAATGTACCAATGAACAACGGAACTATTACTTCCTATACAAGAATTATAGCAACTCTACCAACTATTAAATATGCACTCCAAAAAAAAGCAAAAGTAATAATTATGTCTCACTTAGGTAGACCTAAGGAAGGTGTTATCAATAATAAGTTTTCTCTATATCCAATTTTTCAATATTTAAAAAAAATATTACCGAACAATAAAATACAATTTTCAAATACATATTTAAATAATAAAAAAATAGAATTTGATGAAATACTAGTACTCGAAAATGTTAGATTTAATATAGGAGAAAAAAAAGATAGTCATACTCTTGCTAAAAAATATGCATCTTTATGTGATATTTTTGTAATGGATGCTTTCGGTTCATCTCATAGAAAACAAGCTTCTACTCATAATGTGATTAAATATGCTAAACAATCTTGTGCTGGTTTATTATTAATAAATGAAATAAATAATTTAACTAAATATTTAACCAACCCAATTCGTCCTATGATTGCTATCATAGGAGGATCAAAAGTATCAACCAAATTTGATATTTTAAATTCACTTTCTAATTTATCTGATACTGTAATTGTTGGAGGAGGAATAGCAAATACATTTATTGCTATTGATCATAATGTAGGAAAATCCTTACATGAACCAGAATTCATTACATTAGCTAAATCATTACGAGATAAAAAAAATATTTTAATTCCTATTGATTCACATGTCATCGATTATAATAATAATACATCTTCTATAAAAAAAATATCAGACATACACCAAAATGAAGAAATTATGGATATTGGAACAGAAAGTATTAAAAATATAACTCATGTTATAAATAAAGCAAAAACTATTTTATGGAATGGACCCGTAGGAGTTTTTGAAATTTCTAAATTTAGAACAGGAACTGAAAAAATAGCAACAACTATAGCTAATAGTACAGCTTTTTCTATAGCTGGAGGTGGAGATACTTTAGCTGTAATAGATATGTTTAATATAAAAGATCAAATTTCTTATATTTCTACAGGAGGAGGAGCTTTTCTAGAATTTATTGAAGGAAAAAAATTACCTACAATTGCTATGTTAGAAACACATAAAAACTAA
- the fbaA gene encoding class II fructose-bisphosphate aldolase, with product MSEYINYFKPGVLSANEAQKLFQLAKKKCFALPAVNCIGNDSINTVLETAALMKSAVIIQFSYGGSAFIAGSNITKQNQQELAILGSISGAQHVHLLAKYYNVPVILHTDHCHKNILPWIDSLIEEGERFFKKYGKPLFTSHMIDLSKEKLKDNINICSQYLTKMKNINMMLEIELGCTGGEEDGVDNSTLNIQSLYTKPEEVNYAYEQLNPISSNFTIAASFGNVHGVYKLGNVHLTPSILKKSQQFVQNKHNLSCSKPLNFVFHGGSGSLNSEIQQSIDYGIVKMNLDTDMQWATWEGVLNFYKKNKNYLHSQLGNPHGIHAPNKKYYDPRNWIHAAKHSMSIRLQNSFEILRSKYIFAT from the coding sequence ATGTCTGAATATATTAATTATTTTAAACCTGGTGTATTATCAGCTAATGAAGCACAAAAATTGTTTCAATTAGCAAAAAAAAAATGTTTTGCTTTACCAGCAGTAAATTGTATAGGAAATGATTCCATCAATACAGTCTTAGAAACAGCTGCATTAATGAAATCTGCTGTAATAATTCAATTTTCTTATGGAGGATCTGCTTTCATAGCTGGATCAAATATTACAAAACAAAATCAACAAGAACTAGCTATATTAGGATCAATTTCTGGAGCACAACATGTACATTTATTAGCAAAATATTATAATGTACCTGTTATACTTCATACCGATCATTGTCATAAAAATATTTTACCTTGGATAGATAGCTTAATAGAAGAAGGAGAACGTTTTTTTAAAAAATATGGAAAACCATTATTTACTTCTCATATGATTGATTTATCTAAAGAAAAATTAAAAGACAACATTAATATTTGTAGTCAATATTTAACAAAGATGAAAAATATAAACATGATGTTAGAAATAGAACTAGGATGTACAGGAGGAGAAGAAGATGGTGTTGATAATAGTACTCTAAATATTCAATCTTTATATACAAAACCAGAAGAAGTAAACTATGCATATGAACAATTAAATCCAATTAGTTCAAATTTTACTATAGCTGCTTCTTTTGGAAATGTACATGGAGTATATAAATTAGGAAATGTACATTTAACTCCTTCAATTTTAAAAAAATCACAACAATTTGTTCAAAATAAACATAATTTATCTTGTTCTAAACCTTTAAATTTTGTATTCCATGGTGGTTCTGGATCATTAAATAGTGAAATTCAACAATCAATTGACTATGGAATAGTAAAAATGAATTTAGATACTGATATGCAATGGGCTACTTGGGAAGGAGTTCTAAATTTTTATAAAAAAAACAAAAACTATCTACATAGTCAACTAGGAAATCCTCATGGAATACATGCTCCAAACAAAAAATATTATGATCCAAGAAATTGGATCCATGCAGCTAAACATTCTATGTCAATTAGATTACAAAATTCTTTTGAAATATTAAGATCTAAATATATCTTTGCTACATAA
- the mscS gene encoding small-conductance mechanosensitive channel MscS, whose product MEDLNVVNDINHAGNWIIRNQELLLSYLINLTSAIVILIVGMFIARIISNGVNKILITRHIDATISGFLSTLVRYIIITFTLIASLGRIGVQTTSVIAILGAAGMAIGLALQGSLSNFAAGVLLVALRPFRTGEYVDLGTVSGTVLNVHIFYTTLRTLDGKLVVVPNGKIISGNIINYSREPVRRNEFIISVSYDSDIDLVIKVLKNVIESEKRVLKELGVIIGLSELAPSSLNFIVRCWSNTDDLNIVYWDLMVKFKKALDINNINIPYPKMDVYLHHNNT is encoded by the coding sequence ATGGAAGATTTAAATGTCGTGAATGATATTAATCATGCTGGGAATTGGATTATTCGAAATCAAGAACTATTATTAAGTTATTTAATTAATTTAACATCTGCTATCGTTATTTTAATTGTTGGAATGTTTATAGCACGAATAATATCTAATGGCGTGAATAAAATATTAATTACTAGACATATAGATGCTACTATTTCTGGATTTTTATCTACTTTAGTCAGATATATTATTATTACATTCACATTAATTGCTTCATTAGGTAGAATTGGAGTACAAACTACATCTGTAATTGCAATATTAGGTGCAGCAGGAATGGCTATTGGATTAGCATTACAGGGTTCTTTGTCTAATTTTGCTGCAGGTGTGTTATTAGTAGCTCTTAGACCTTTTAGAACTGGAGAATACGTAGATTTAGGTACAGTTTCTGGAACAGTACTGAATGTTCATATTTTTTATACTACTCTACGTACTTTAGATGGTAAACTTGTGGTAGTTCCAAATGGAAAAATTATTTCTGGAAATATTATTAATTACTCTCGTGAGCCAGTACGAAGAAATGAATTTATCATTAGTGTAAGCTATGACTCTGATATTGATTTAGTTATAAAAGTACTAAAAAATGTTATAGAATCAGAAAAAAGAGTATTAAAAGAATTAGGAGTTATTATTGGACTAAGTGAATTAGCACCTTCTTCTTTAAATTTTATAGTTCGATGTTGGAGTAATACTGATGATTTAAATATAGTATATTGGGATTTAATGGTAAAATTTAAAAAAGCTTTAGATATTAATAACATTAATATTCCATATCCAAAAATGGATGTATATCTACATCACAATAATACATAA
- the recB gene encoding exodeoxyribonuclease V subunit beta, whose product MKKTSIPIDIFSFPFNKNTLIEASAGTGKTFTIIILYLLLLLGIGSNNNFSKPLSVREILIVTFTKTATEELKRRIKQYIYKLKIACINNTTKTDSLKKIIKKITNFKKSIYLLEKAEYEIDLIEIYTIHGFCKKILKNYCYQYQFLNQYQPIENDYYIYLRATRIFWKKYCHLLSYDISKLIYQYWTNEEKFLQNIYPLLKIKSLKIQTFFKKKQNIKTYHRILILKITKFKKIWLKNKKRITIYINDIIINRSIYNINNTNRWINIITTWSKTNTIDYVIPKEMYYFSYIKIKSQIKNNIKKIPYIFKIIQKLLKTNFSIKEIIIFNALKIIPSILEKEKEKNLLYEFHDLITMLNNSLKNKKIIKIIKKKYPIVFIDEFQDTDAEQYKIFKTIYTDSNQSGLIVIGDPKQAIYNFRGADIFTYMQAKSEIKSHYYLTTNFRSSSHMVNSLNILFSKIKNPFIFHNIPFTSILSNNANQNIYFKKNELLIPALQFIVEPIKQVNPNNNWIADQCAINISNWINISPDHKFTIMINNKTRLVKKEDIVVLVRNKNEAKVIQTALEKININSIYLSEKKSIYNSKEAYEILWILKSIINLNNEKNFLTALSTNIMNNCIQKINKINTNYEYRLKWINIFTQYIEKWDKYGIYIMFKEIIKDQQFIFSNQNLIQNEYTINNILHLGELLQEQEQILQNKYNLIQWLQEKIQNKQQNISKKEIIQHKNKNSIRIINIHTSKGLEFFIVCIPFTTNYTISKNPVFHKKNNQVILDLKNNDNSFKKSEQERLAEDIRLLYVALTRAIVHCYVGISTSKIKIKKKNNLTNLHHTALGYILQSGKQLNIEQFYNIIYKLETKKIIKITEEEEHLNQSHTINATNNNHIQIKYKKININKKIEITNYTKLNHENKIINNNTKNQINIQLNTKKILNNITNNPHNFITGKLAGIILHNLLRKIDFSKKIEPIIIKKEIEKYNLCTQLLSMLSNWIYDIYHTKLFKNKNFSLSNLKKNEYIKELEFFLPIKTILNSIKLNSITIKSDPLSKILPKIQFYNKQGMINGFIDLVFSWNKKYYILDYKSNWLGENNEYYNLFYIKNEIIKNRYDLQYQIYSVALHRYLKNKIKNYKCETHFGGIFYFFIRSADGNNKNNGIFYQPQPIKLIQQLDKII is encoded by the coding sequence ATGAAAAAAACATCTATTCCCATTGATATTTTTAGTTTCCCATTTAATAAAAATACATTAATTGAAGCATCAGCTGGAACAGGAAAAACATTTACAATAATTATTTTGTATTTATTACTTCTATTAGGAATAGGAAGTAACAATAATTTTTCTAAACCATTATCAGTACGAGAAATATTAATTGTCACATTTACAAAAACAGCTACAGAAGAACTTAAAAGAAGAATTAAACAATACATTTATAAATTAAAAATAGCTTGTATTAATAATACAACTAAAACAGATAGTTTAAAGAAAATTATAAAAAAAATTACAAATTTTAAAAAATCTATATATCTGTTAGAAAAAGCAGAATACGAAATAGATTTAATTGAAATTTATACTATACATGGATTTTGTAAAAAAATATTAAAAAATTACTGTTATCAATATCAATTTTTAAATCAATATCAACCTATAGAAAATGATTACTATATATATTTACGAGCGACAAGAATTTTTTGGAAAAAATATTGTCATTTATTATCGTATGATATATCCAAATTAATTTATCAATATTGGACAAATGAAGAAAAATTTTTACAAAATATTTATCCATTATTAAAAATTAAATCTTTAAAAATACAAACATTTTTTAAAAAAAAACAAAATATTAAAACATATCATAGAATATTAATTCTAAAAATTACTAAATTTAAAAAAATATGGTTAAAAAATAAAAAAAGAATAACTATTTACATTAATGATATAATAATTAATCGTAGTATTTATAATATCAACAACACAAATAGATGGATAAATATTATTACTACATGGTCTAAAACTAATACAATTGATTATGTAATCCCTAAAGAAATGTATTATTTTTCTTATATTAAAATAAAATCACAAATAAAGAACAATATAAAAAAAATTCCATATATTTTCAAAATTATTCAAAAATTATTAAAAACTAACTTTTCCATTAAAGAAATTATTATATTTAATGCATTAAAGATTATACCAAGTATTCTTGAAAAAGAAAAAGAAAAAAATTTATTATATGAATTTCATGATTTAATTACAATGTTAAATAACTCTCTTAAAAACAAAAAAATTATTAAAATAATTAAAAAAAAATATCCAATTGTATTTATTGACGAATTTCAAGATACTGATGCAGAACAATATAAAATATTTAAAACAATATATACTGATTCTAATCAATCAGGGTTGATTGTTATTGGTGATCCTAAACAAGCTATATACAATTTTAGAGGAGCTGATATCTTTACATATATGCAAGCAAAATCTGAAATTAAATCACATTATTATCTTACAACTAACTTTCGTTCATCATCTCATATGGTTAATAGTCTTAATATATTATTCTCTAAAATAAAAAATCCTTTTATATTCCATAATATACCATTTACTTCTATTTTATCTAATAATGCAAATCAAAATATATACTTTAAAAAAAATGAACTGTTAATACCAGCTTTACAATTTATAGTAGAACCTATAAAACAAGTCAATCCAAATAACAATTGGATTGCTGATCAATGTGCAATTAATATTTCTAATTGGATTAACATTTCTCCTGATCATAAATTTACAATTATGATCAACAATAAAACCAGATTAGTAAAAAAAGAAGATATAGTAGTTTTAGTTAGAAATAAGAATGAAGCAAAAGTAATTCAAACGGCATTAGAAAAAATTAATATTAATTCTATATATCTTTCAGAAAAAAAATCTATTTATAATTCAAAAGAAGCTTATGAAATATTATGGATTTTAAAATCCATTATAAATTTAAATAACGAAAAAAATTTTTTAACAGCACTCTCTACGAATATTATGAATAATTGTATCCAAAAAATAAATAAAATAAATACAAATTATGAATATCGATTAAAATGGATCAATATATTTACTCAATATATAGAAAAATGGGACAAATATGGAATCTATATTATGTTCAAAGAAATTATTAAAGATCAACAATTTATATTTTCTAATCAAAATTTAATACAAAATGAATATACTATTAATAATATTTTACATTTAGGAGAATTATTACAAGAACAAGAACAAATATTACAAAACAAATATAATTTAATACAGTGGTTACAAGAAAAAATACAAAATAAACAACAAAACATTTCAAAAAAAGAAATAATACAACATAAAAATAAAAATTCTATTAGAATTATTAATATACATACTTCTAAAGGATTAGAATTTTTCATTGTATGTATACCGTTTACTACAAATTATACAATATCTAAAAATCCTGTATTTCATAAAAAAAATAATCAAGTAATACTAGATTTAAAAAATAATGATAATAGTTTTAAAAAATCTGAACAAGAAAGATTAGCAGAAGATATAAGACTATTATATGTAGCACTAACAAGAGCTATTGTACATTGTTATGTAGGAATATCTACTTCCAAAATCAAAATAAAAAAAAAAAATAATTTAACTAATTTACATCATACTGCTTTAGGATATATCCTACAATCAGGAAAACAATTAAATATAGAACAATTTTATAATATAATATATAAATTAGAAACAAAAAAAATAATTAAAATTACTGAAGAAGAAGAACATTTAAACCAAAGTCATACAATTAATGCAACTAATAATAATCATATCCAAATTAAGTATAAAAAAATTAACATTAATAAAAAAATAGAAATTACAAATTATACTAAACTAAATCATGAAAATAAAATTATTAATAATAATACAAAAAATCAAATTAATATTCAATTGAATACAAAAAAAATATTAAATAATATTACAAATAACCCACATAATTTTATTACAGGAAAATTAGCAGGAATAATATTACATAATTTATTAAGAAAAATTGATTTTTCAAAAAAAATAGAACCAATAATAATTAAAAAAGAAATAGAAAAATATAATCTATGTACTCAATTACTGTCTATGTTATCAAATTGGATATATGATATTTATCATACCAAACTATTTAAAAATAAAAATTTTTCTTTATCTAATTTAAAAAAAAACGAATATATAAAAGAATTAGAATTCTTTTTACCTATAAAAACAATATTAAACTCCATAAAATTAAATAGTATTACTATAAAATCAGATCCATTATCAAAAATATTACCAAAAATACAATTTTACAATAAACAAGGAATGATTAATGGATTTATTGACTTAGTATTTTCCTGGAACAAAAAATATTACATATTAGATTATAAATCTAATTGGTTAGGAGAAAATAATGAATATTATAATTTATTTTATATTAAAAATGAAATAATTAAAAATAGATATGATTTACAATATCAAATATATTCTGTAGCTCTACATAGATATTTAAAAAATAAAATAAAAAATTATAAATGTGAAACACATTTTGGAGGAATTTTTTATTTCTTTATTAGATCAGCAGATGGAAATAACAAAAATAATGGTATTTTTTATCAACCACAACCAATAAAATTAATACAACAATTAGACAAAATAATATAA
- the recD gene encoding exodeoxyribonuclease V subunit alpha — translation MKIKYILEQAVKKNKIRCIDLNFALYISKKQHYLVTLTAAFTSYAIGNGHICLPINILYKYIIDLKKTITKYHEIFQFLDSYQIWDQILLKSKIIGNDTVVRPLIFSNNCVYLYKTWKAENLVLNFIFSQNPKFIYDIKQCKLVINSLFDSTNFINFQKIAVSMAIIQKITFIIGGPGTGKTTVIAKILITMIKIHKQPIKIKLAAPTGKAAAHLTQSLNKNISLQKILNENNKKKIYKAVTIHKLIGIIPDSSLTYYNKTNVLDLDLLIIDESSMIDLFIMEKLINALPKHTKVIFFGDINQLPSIGNGNLLKDICYIANNTFNNIIPILNKITNYNIVSNVNSHFFNNHICILNKNYRFENNSGIHQLSTALMKEDPLIFYKIKNKHFKNIKLYTIHSKYQYIRMLQNIIQQYKDYWKAILQNKPIQNCIKIFYNCRILVAIKNGIFGMEEINKNIEKLMKQKRLINYVIRNGYKGYIGKPIIISKNSKTLGLLNGDIGIMKLDKNNNLVTYFQIANEKIVIIPANILPEHNTAWTMTIHKAQGSEFIHSILILPNIMSTILTKELIYTAITRSRKTLVIYASQKIFLQSMIKKTNRYSQIRQKILINSSKSIV, via the coding sequence ATGAAAATAAAATACATTTTAGAACAAGCAGTTAAAAAAAACAAGATTAGATGCATTGATTTAAATTTCGCTTTGTATATTTCAAAAAAACAACATTATCTTGTTACACTTACTGCAGCTTTTACAAGTTATGCAATTGGAAATGGACATATTTGCTTACCCATAAATATTTTATATAAATACATTATAGATTTAAAAAAAACAATAACAAAATATCATGAAATATTTCAATTTCTAGATTCATATCAAATCTGGGACCAAATTTTATTAAAAAGTAAAATAATAGGAAACGATACTGTAGTAAGACCATTAATTTTTTCTAATAATTGTGTATATCTATATAAAACATGGAAAGCTGAAAATCTTGTACTAAATTTTATATTTTCTCAGAATCCAAAATTTATTTATGATATTAAACAATGTAAATTAGTCATTAATAGCTTATTCGATTCTACTAATTTTATAAATTTTCAAAAAATAGCCGTTTCAATGGCAATTATTCAAAAAATAACATTTATTATTGGAGGACCAGGTACAGGTAAAACTACTGTCATTGCTAAAATTTTAATAACTATGATTAAAATTCATAAACAACCAATTAAAATTAAATTAGCTGCTCCAACTGGAAAAGCAGCAGCACATTTAACACAATCTTTAAATAAAAATATATCATTACAAAAAATATTAAACGAAAATAATAAAAAAAAAATATACAAAGCTGTAACTATTCATAAGTTAATAGGAATTATACCTGATTCATCACTAACATATTATAATAAAACAAATGTATTAGATCTGGATCTATTAATTATTGATGAAAGTTCTATGATTGATTTATTTATAATGGAGAAATTAATAAATGCATTACCAAAACATACTAAAGTAATATTTTTTGGTGATATTAATCAATTACCTTCTATAGGAAATGGAAATTTATTAAAAGATATATGTTACATTGCGAATAATACATTTAATAATATAATTCCAATATTAAATAAAATCACTAATTATAACATTGTAAGTAATGTAAATTCCCATTTTTTTAACAATCACATTTGTATACTAAATAAAAATTATAGATTTGAAAATAATTCTGGAATTCATCAATTATCTACAGCATTAATGAAAGAAGATCCATTAATTTTTTATAAAATAAAAAATAAACATTTTAAAAATATCAAATTATATACAATTCATTCAAAATATCAATATATAAGAATGTTACAGAATATTATTCAACAATACAAAGATTATTGGAAAGCAATTCTACAAAATAAACCAATACAAAATTGTATAAAAATATTTTATAACTGTAGAATATTAGTAGCTATTAAAAATGGAATATTTGGAATGGAAGAAATTAATAAAAATATAGAAAAATTAATGAAACAAAAAAGATTAATTAATTACGTAATTAGAAATGGATACAAAGGATATATTGGAAAACCAATTATTATTTCTAAAAACAGCAAAACATTAGGATTACTGAATGGTGATATTGGAATTATGAAATTAGATAAAAATAATAATTTAGTTACTTATTTTCAAATAGCTAATGAGAAAATTGTAATAATTCCTGCAAATATTCTTCCAGAACATAACACAGCTTGGACTATGACTATACATAAAGCACAAGGATCTGAATTTATACATTCTATATTAATATTACCTAATATTATGAGTACCATCTTAACAAAAGAACTAATTTATACCGCAATTACAAGATCAAGAAAAACATTAGTAATATATGCGTCACAAAAAATATTTTTACAATCCATGATAAAAAAAACCAATCGGTATTCTCAAATTAGACAAAAAATATTAATTAATTCATCTAAATCAATTGTTTAA
- the argA gene encoding amino-acid N-acetyltransferase: MKIRSTELVQGFRHIVPYINIHRGKIFVIMLGGEAIKHENFSEIINDIGLLHSLGINLIVVYGASPQINGNLYKSNMKSVYHKYTRVTDIHSLECIKQEAGRLQLEITARLSMSLSNTPLQGADISVVSGNFIISQPLGIDDGVDYCHSGRVRRINKRAIYNQLSNRSIVLIGPVAASVTGECFNLTSEDIATQLAIQLNAEKMIGFCSEQGVLDNNSCIISELFPNEAKEIILNFEERNDFFSSTVRFLRGAIEACQKGVKRSHLISYKENGALLQELFSRDGIGTQIVMESTEKIRSATIHDIRGILELIRPLEKKGILIRRSRKQIEVEIDKFTIIQQDNLIIGCVALYPFQKEQIGEMACLVVHPDYRSSSRGEILLKKIIYKAKKLNLNKIFVLTIKSVHWFQERGFSPVDINLLPESKKKIYNHQRKSKILMLNILDS, from the coding sequence ATGAAAATCAGAAGTACAGAATTGGTACAAGGATTTCGTCATATTGTTCCATATATTAATATACATAGAGGAAAAATATTTGTAATTATGTTAGGAGGGGAAGCTATAAAACATGAAAATTTTTCGGAAATTATTAATGATATTGGATTATTACATAGTTTAGGTATTAATTTAATTGTTGTATACGGAGCATCTCCTCAAATTAATGGTAATTTATATAAATCTAATATGAAATCAGTTTACCATAAGTATACTCGTGTTACAGATATTCATTCTTTAGAATGTATTAAGCAAGAAGCTGGTAGATTACAATTAGAAATAACAGCTAGATTATCGATGAGTCTTAGTAACACTCCTTTACAAGGAGCTGATATTAGTGTAGTTAGTGGTAATTTTATTATTTCTCAACCTTTGGGAATTGATGATGGAGTAGATTATTGTCATAGTGGTCGAGTAAGAAGAATTAACAAAAGAGCAATATATAATCAATTAAGTAATCGTTCTATTGTGTTAATTGGTCCTGTCGCGGCATCAGTTACAGGAGAATGTTTTAATTTAACATCTGAAGACATCGCAACTCAATTAGCAATTCAATTAAATGCAGAAAAAATGATAGGATTTTGTAGTGAACAAGGAGTATTGGATAATAATAGTTGTATTATTTCTGAATTATTTCCTAATGAAGCTAAAGAAATAATACTCAATTTTGAAGAAAGAAATGATTTTTTTTCAAGTACAGTTCGTTTTTTACGTGGTGCAATTGAGGCATGTCAGAAAGGTGTAAAAAGAAGTCATTTAATTAGTTATAAAGAAAATGGAGCTTTGTTACAAGAATTGTTTTCTAGAGATGGTATAGGAACACAAATTGTTATGGAATCTACTGAAAAAATTAGATCTGCGACTATACATGATATTAGAGGCATTTTAGAATTAATTCGTCCGCTAGAAAAAAAAGGTATATTAATTCGGCGTTCTCGCAAACAAATAGAAGTAGAAATAGATAAATTTACTATTATTCAACAAGATAATTTAATTATTGGCTGTGTAGCATTGTATCCTTTTCAAAAAGAACAAATAGGAGAAATGGCTTGTCTAGTTGTTCATCCTGATTATCGTAGTTCTTCTAGAGGGGAAATATTACTAAAAAAAATTATATATAAAGCAAAAAAATTAAATTTAAATAAAATTTTTGTATTAACTATTAAAAGTGTTCATTGGTTTCAAGAACGTGGTTTTTCTCCAGTAGATATAAATTTACTACCTGAGAGTAAAAAGAAAATATATAATCATCAAAGAAAATCTAAAATTTTAATGTTAAATATTCTTGATTCGTAA
- the ribE gene encoding 6,7-dimethyl-8-ribityllumazine synthase, translating to MNVIQAGITVQNELIAIIISRFNDFINKNLLSSTIDTLTRLGQVQEKQIKIFQVPGSYEIPITANSIAKTNYFKAIITLGTIIKGETSHFKYITSAISSNLTKISIDYSIPIACGLLITNNIEQAIERAGLKMGNKGHEAALCALEMINLLKIINQKKYT from the coding sequence ATGAATGTTATACAAGCAGGAATTACTGTTCAAAACGAATTAATTGCTATTATCATTTCAAGATTCAACGATTTTATAAACAAAAATTTATTATCATCGACTATAGATACTTTAACAAGATTAGGTCAAGTACAAGAAAAACAAATTAAAATTTTTCAAGTCCCAGGATCATACGAAATACCTATTACTGCTAATAGTATAGCTAAAACTAATTATTTTAAAGCAATTATTACTTTAGGTACAATTATTAAAGGAGAAACTTCTCATTTTAAATATATTACAAGTGCAATTAGTAGTAATTTGACAAAAATTAGTATTGACTATTCTATTCCTATTGCATGTGGTTTATTGATAACCAATAATATAGAACAAGCTATAGAAAGAGCAGGTCTAAAAATGGGAAACAAAGGTCATGAAGCTGCTTTATGTGCATTAGAAATGATTAATTTATTAAAAATAATTAATCAAAAAAAATATACATAA